TAACCAACAATTCAGCATTGCCTATTATTCGTCTATTTTTATGTATCGGATTTATCCGCTGAATGGTCCTGCGGATAAGCGAAAAGAACTTTGGTATGAGGACATGTATGCGAATGATGGATTATTTGTTTTAAAGAAATTTGCAGCCAATGTCTTTGCTTCGGGTAATGAGGACTCAAATCCGGATAATACATTTATGATATTTCGTTATGCTGATGCGCTGTTATTAGAGGCTGAAGCATTGGCTAATTTAGGTGGTGCGCGAGAGGCTGAGGCAATCACAGTGCTCAATATTGTTCGGGATCGGGCTGAAGCTCCACGTTACGCCGGTGGCGGTACGGATCTTAAGAATTTTATTTTCGAAGAGCGTTGTCGTGAATTGATCGGAGAAGGGGTAAGATATTTTGATCTGATCCGGACGCGAAGAATACTCAATCCACAATGGACAATGAACCCCATGACGATCGATCAGTATAACCGTCGTGCATGGACCTGGCCTCTGGATGCTTCGGCCAAAAATTTTAATTCAAAAATAGTGTTGAACGATTATTGGACAGGAGGAAATTAAATCAGTTTATTATGAGACAAGTTAAGATAATAGGGTATGCCTTACTAACGATGGTACTGTTCGGCATAGTATCCTGTAAAAAGGATGCGTATTATAAAGATGGCGGATTGGCACAGGCAAAATTTGATGGCTCCATTATGGATTACCTGGATTCCAAACCCCGGGAATTTGATTCGATTGCCACAATTATTAGGTTGGCAGGTTTAGAAGAAGATTTTAAGACCAAGGAATTCACTTTTTTTGCCCCTAGGGATGAAAATATAAGGAAAATGATTGGTAGCGCTAAATCCAATGCGCCGGGCAATCAATCCAGTGTTAATTGGTTACTTTATGATTTAGGACGCGATACCATCAAAACATTGGCGGATGTCGACAGTGCAATTTGGCGTAAGTATTTATTGCGTTATATGTTTAACGGAAAACGAAAATTAATGGATTATCCCCAGATCGATTTTGATTTGCTAAATGTCTATAAAGGCCAAAATTATACCTCATTTGCAAATACAGTTTCCAATATTGGAGTTGTCTATAACGATGCAATAAACGATTCTGACAAAAACAATATTACCCGGTTGAAATACATGGGATACAGGCAATTGTATATTTCTTATATCCCGGATATCAGTAGGCCAAACGACTGGCGGTCATGCCCAGTCGCATCCTCAGATATTCAACCCGACAATGGGGTTGTCCATGTAATCGATTATACCAAGGCTCAGTTTGGATTCAATCAGAGCGATATTCTGTTGGATATATTAGAAAGTAAGCGTTAATAACAATAAGCAGTTGTAGTTTAAATTATGAAAGTTATGTACAATACGATTTGGAAGTATACAGCCCTGTTGTTTGTTATTGCTCTTTGTTTTGGGTGCAATAAGAATAACAAGATGTTTTCAGCTCCATACGAGGAAGGGCTACCGCCATTGGATATAGAAATCAATCCAACCGATAAAATGCAACCTGAATCGGGTAAAACGGGAGTAGAAACCGTTATGCGAATTAAAGGTCTGGATAAATATAAAGATAAAGCTGTCATTCGATTCAACGGTGAAAAAGCACAGATTGTCGAGCTAACGGCAGATTATGTAAAGCTGAAGGTTCCACCTTTTGCCAGTACAGGAGTGCTTTCTGTTACAATTGACGATATCGTCTTTTTCGGACCACAATTTACGGTTTTAGGCAACGTATCTATCGATCAGACTTTTCAAGTGGGGGTAGGAACAAATAATACCGTTTCTGATGTTCTTTTTTTGGAAGATGGAAAAATGATCTTTACGGGGGCCTTCACAAATTATAATAATAAAGGGTCGATACGGCCAATTAATCGTCTTGTAAGGACTTTTGCAGATGGCACCTATGATGCGAGCTTTCGTATCGGTACCGGAGCTAATAATTCGCTGAATAGCATTCTCAAACTAGGAAATTATTACTTTTTGGCAGGTTCTTTTTCAGGATATGGACAGCGAAATTCAGATATCAGCAATCTGACGCGAATTTACACCACCGGAGCGATTGATACCATGGGCATTAAACCATTCCGACGCCCGGGGCAAAGTGATACGTTGAAGTATTATCCGACATTTAACGGTGGGTTTGATGGCAATATCGGCAATATATACGAGTCGGAGGGAAAAATTTTAGCAACGGGGAATTTTAGATATTACATCCATCGCACCTATGATAGGCCCAATCGGTTGGAAACAAGGGATACGATTATCCTAGATAGTACCGAAATCAGACATGTTGCCCGTTTGAATCTAGATGGATCGTTGGATAAGTCCTTCAGGTTTGGGGCAGACGGCAAAGCAATGGCTGGTGGAAATGGAGCGGTAGCCACTGTATATCATACCAGTGGGGCCTTAAAAGGCAAAATTGTAGTATATGGCTCCTTCAATAGGTTCGACGGCCAACCAAAAGGATATATAACACGGTTAAATGCGGATGGAACATTGGACGATACATTTAATCCTGGTGGAGTTGGAGCAGACTACAATGTCTCCTCGGTTACTTATAATAGTGTAACAAATAAATACATGGTCGTTGGAGACTTTAGTAAATATAACGGTGTATCGGCAATAAAAGTTATCATGCTGAACCAGAATGGAACAGTGGATCCAACGTTTCAGGCCAAAACCTTTGAGGGAGGCAATCCTTCCTATGCGATGCAATTAAATGATGGTTTAATTGTTGTTTCCGGAGATTTTGCGCGCTACAGTAATATCGCCCGAAATGGTTTTATGATCTTGAATTCCAATGGCGAATTAAATGGCGATTATAATACTTCTGGCTATTTCTCTGGCTATATCAATAAAGTTGTTGAGACAAAAACAGAAG
The Sphingobacterium multivorum genome window above contains:
- a CDS encoding fasciclin domain-containing protein, which produces MRQVKIIGYALLTMVLFGIVSCKKDAYYKDGGLAQAKFDGSIMDYLDSKPREFDSIATIIRLAGLEEDFKTKEFTFFAPRDENIRKMIGSAKSNAPGNQSSVNWLLYDLGRDTIKTLADVDSAIWRKYLLRYMFNGKRKLMDYPQIDFDLLNVYKGQNYTSFANTVSNIGVVYNDAINDSDKNNITRLKYMGYRQLYISYIPDISRPNDWRSCPVASSDIQPDNGVVHVIDYTKAQFGFNQSDILLDILESKR
- a CDS encoding DUF5008 domain-containing protein, encoding MYNTIWKYTALLFVIALCFGCNKNNKMFSAPYEEGLPPLDIEINPTDKMQPESGKTGVETVMRIKGLDKYKDKAVIRFNGEKAQIVELTADYVKLKVPPFASTGVLSVTIDDIVFFGPQFTVLGNVSIDQTFQVGVGTNNTVSDVLFLEDGKMIFTGAFTNYNNKGSIRPINRLVRTFADGTYDASFRIGTGANNSLNSILKLGNYYFLAGSFSGYGQRNSDISNLTRIYTTGAIDTMGIKPFRRPGQSDTLKYYPTFNGGFDGNIGNIYESEGKILATGNFRYYIHRTYDRPNRLETRDTIILDSTEIRHVARLNLDGSLDKSFRFGADGKAMAGGNGAVATVYHTSGALKGKIVVYGSFNRFDGQPKGYITRLNADGTLDDTFNPGGVGADYNVSSVTYNSVTNKYMVVGDFSKYNGVSAIKVIMLNQNGTVDPTFQAKTFEGGNPSYAMQLNDGLIVVSGDFARYSNIARNGFMILNSNGELNGDYNTSGYFSGYINKVVETKTEDGKRALLLMGFFGRFNNEEVHNLIRIKLEQ